The genomic interval ATCTGATTTCCCTGCTCAACAAATCAGACGCTAAAACCCAGCAAATGATTATTGAGTCACTGGGACAGAAAGAATTGCATCAGGCGAAATCAGCATTATTCCCATTGATTTTTAATTCAAATGTCGATATTGCCATTGGAGCAATCAAATCTCTGGAAAAGATCCAGCCTGTCAATCGAAGAAAAATCATTCAGGCACTGAAACGGGAAACATTATCTCCATGGAAAAAGGTTTTATTGCCAGCAAGGCACTACCTGCATAAAAAAAAGCATGTGCCTTCTCTGGATACCTTGGGAGAAATTGTGATGCGTGAATATCATGTGTCAGAAGAACAGTTGGAATTATCACTGTTGTTGCAAAAGCGTTTTCATCTTTTGCTGGGTCAAATTTTGAGAGAACTGGACTATCTTTCTGTGCCTCAAATCCAGAAAGCGATTGCCCGACAAAAAATGATGCGCAGTTATTAATAAATTCTTTGAAATCCTTTCTAGAATTTGACATTATAAATTAAGAAGCATATCAACTACTCAAGATTGATCTTGCTTCCAATGTTTGGGGTGTTCCCAATCTGTATTTTGAATTTAAAAACAATGGGGTATTTCTTTTCCGGAAATGCTCTGTTTAATCGATCAACCATTATTGTAAGGGATTGTTTTTATGGAAACAAAAATCGTTGATGCAGACAAAAAAATTGGTTCTGTCACAGTATTTGGCGACTTGGATGGGAGTACATCTCCTACACTTCTAAAAGAAATTGAAGGGTTGATTGAACAGGGAATGGTCAATGTGATTCTTGATTTTTCAGGAATTGAATTTATTTCCAGTTCCGGAATTGGGGTGATTGCAGTCTCCAGTAAGGATATCTCTCAACGAAACGGGAAACTGATTGTTGTCTGCAACAATAAAAAAGTATTGTCCCTGTTTGATATTACCAACCTGAGCAAAGTCATTACCATCCACAAAACAATGGATGAAGCGTTATCAGCAATCTGATTTTGCTTTCTCCTGTCCTATGCCCAAGACAAAGTAATGGTGTTTCAAAGCGCCATTACTTTGACTTTATGCCCGCCCAAGTTCTTCAAAAAATCTGAGAGGTGCCTGTGTTACGATGGTTTGCGGTCTCAATACTGCTGATATTATCAGGCTGTGGTGGCGGTTATACGCCTCCGTCGGCAGGATCACAGTTGTTGCACTGGAAAGGCAAAGCAATCACTGAACTTTTTCAGAATCGTTATTGGGGTTACCCGCCTGACGAACTGATCAAGGAGAGTGAAACCATGATTTATGTTTATAACAAATCTCATGTCGCCTCCGGAAATGTTGGCAGCAATCGTGTTGTCCAGAATAAACCGTGTATTGCCAGATTTTATGTGGTGGGAGATATGATTGAAAATGTTATCGCGGAAGGTACTTGCCCTGCAAAATAATAAGTCATTTGTTTTTTAGATTTTCATTCACCACGTCTTTCAGGCTATCAATGTTGATGTTGCTTGACTGAATTTGAGTTTTCAGATTTTCAAACAATGGTGGATTGAGCGCATAGATGACCCCAATCGTGCCTGCAATTGATAACATCAGCCAGATAATGAGAACAAAACTTTGTCCGATAATTTTTTTCCCGCCGATGAATATCATGATCAGTGAAACCAACAGAATTGAAAACTGAAGGGCATCCATTTCTGAAAGTCTGCTTAAGAATTGATCCGCCATATTCCCCTTGAAGAATTATAATTGATAGGATTCAATGTGTGTAGGAAGTTAACTGTTACATTTCATTTTTCATACCATTTCAAATGGATGATGACGGAATCATTCATTTAATGATATTCCAGAATAATTTAGAGGAATTCATGGATGCTCTGGAAGCTCTTGATGTGCTCATTCAAAAATTTGGTTCACAAACCAACGTCATCAATCTGTTAGGCTATAAAAAAGGGACCCCTCTCAGAAAAGATGGAAAAATCATATCGCCACAGATAGAAGCCGATATTCTTAGAGTATGGGAGAATGAATGTGGAAAATCGATAATCAAGGCCAAACCAAAACCCGGGAAATCCGCCAACAAACAAGCCTCAGGCGACCGAACCATAAAATCGACCGGCGTAGAACATTTTATTTCCGCGGTGATTGCACCACCCAAAATTGTAACACCACCACCTGTGCTCTATCACTCAACGCTGAATCCTGTCTCACAAAAATTAAAACAAATTCTTGACAGAAATCACTTTTCCTATGAGTTGGTCAGCCTCAAACAGGACTCTGAGGTGGCTGGCACCATAAAAAATCTGTTTGGACGATTGAAAACGCCTGTTTTGCAGCATGGTGAGCATTGGGTGGGAGATCCCGGCGAGATTCTGGATTATCTCAGGCAAACTTTTCCAGGAAGCTTGGAAATGACGCCCATGGAACAGATGATAGAAAGTGTCCTGTACCCCTCAAAGCTTCTGAAAAATTTTCGGCTAAAAAAATAATATCCTCAGCGTTTTTCAAATTTTGCGGGAAAGATGAGGGTGAATACTGAGCCTTCATTCAAAATACTTTTTACCTTAATATCCCCGCCAAGCAACTGAATCATGCTTTTCACCAGGGCTAAGCCAAGTCCTGTGCCTTCATGATGTCGTGTGGAGGAACCATCCACTTGCCTGAAGGCTTCAAAGATTGATGAAAGTTGATCTGCGGGAATTCCACAGCCGCTGTCCTCCACTGAAATGGAAAAACGGTTCTCCTGCCGTTCCAGAATTACAACAATTCTCCCCCCTTTTTCTGTAAACTTGATGGCATTCCCCAGTAGATTGATCAAAATCTGCCTGAGTTTATCGGGATCAGAATAACATTCAATCTGATCGGTTTGGGAGGTGAACTGCAAATCCATGGATTTACTGGCAATGAGTGATTCAAGCAGCATCAGCACACTCTGGATCAGTTCCCTGAGATTGAAGTTTGATGGAGCAACATCCATGCGACCCGCTTCTATTTTTGACAAATCAAGCAATGAATTGATAAGATTCAGCAAGTTCTTTCCACTGCTGTGGATTCGGGTTAAACGATCGCGTTGAAACGAGGTGATCGGATTTTCTTCATCATCATCCAGTAATGTTTCAGTAAAATTATTAATTGCGTTGAGTGGCGTCCTCAATTCATGAGACATATTCGCCAGAAATTCGCTTTTTGTTCGTGTAGCCGCTTCCAGTTCCATATTGGCTGTTTCCAGAATATGCTGCTGCGTCTGCACCGTCTGAAACGTGAGCGCATTCTGAATGGCCACAGCCAAATGAGATGCGGAGTTTTCAATGAAAGGCACCAGTTCTTCCCGAAATTCAGAAACACTGGCTAACAATAAAACCCCCAAGCATTCCTTCTGAAACATTAAGGGATATCCCAGAATTTCTTTGGGTTTACTGGTCATGATTCCCAAATGGAAGGCTTTACCATCTGAAACAGGATCTGTCACTTTAATAGGTTTCTGTGTACGGAAAATCTGTTCCGGAAGTCCTTTTTCCTGATAAATGTCACTGTCCATCACACTTTCATCCACTGTATAATAATGTTTCAGTATCAGTTGCGTGTTTGAGTTTCCGGATTCCAGTAAATAAATCACCCCCAACTGTGAATTTGTCGTTTGCGCAAGAGTATCGAGCGCGGCCTGCAGGATTGATTCAACATCCAGCGAGTTGATCGCCTGAGCGATCGTAGCCTGAGCTTTATCCAGCGCCAACTGGCCTTCGAGACGTTTATTTTGTTTTTCAAGTTTTTCAACAGCGACTTGACGTTTGGAACTTTGCTCTTCCAGTTCTTTCATCAAATGCCGTTCACCAGTCACATTTCGCCAGTGTAGTACCGCGGCGCCATGATAGTGCTGTTCCGCATCCATCAAGGGACTGAAGGTGACTTCAATGACTTGTGTCCCGATTTTGATATCGATCTTGGGCGTCATAGGCAGGGTGTTTTGAAACTGATGATAATCAATAGAAGATTGCCCCAGAAGAAAATCTATATTTTTACCAATCATCTGGTCTGGTGGAATTGGCAAATCGCTGGAAAGTGCTCGAAGCTGATGTTCTGCGGCTGGATTCAAATACACCAGCTTCCGGTCCTGATTGACCAACATCATGGGAAATGGGGAATTCTGCAAAATTTGCCTGCTCCGGTTGGCATCCAATGTTCGTTCATTGATCGCATCCAGTAGATCCTGAAATTCATGAGCCAGTTCTCCGACCTCATCATTGGGCATGATCAGAATGTTGCCGGTAAAATCTGAATCTCTGATGTTGCGAACATTCGCCCGCAATTCCCGGAGTGACGTTGAAATCACATTGCTCAAAAGAGGACCAAAGATAAAATAGCCGGAAACAGATACAAACAAGGTAATCCAGAGAGTGAGAAGCTGAAGATTGCCTGATTGGTTACTGATATTGTTTTTGTATTTCTGATGCAGGTCCAGATGTTTTTGAATATTGTTATTGATGAGTTGCAAAGTTTTTTGAGTCAGTGGAATAATTTCCTGTTCCAGTTTGTAGAGCGCAATATTTTTATCTTTAGGATTCAGTAGTTTATTCAACTGATTCAGTTGATCTTTCACTCTTGGCGC from SAR324 cluster bacterium carries:
- a CDS encoding HEAT repeat domain-containing protein; this translates as MLNPYLVLGVPPSASFEELKRAYRRAVLRYHPDTAKETGNAEKFNAVIQAYNHLKLKHEKKPGMSRTMHFYQPPPYAGPAQSSRYTSQTGNNARESHVDNQTYQMSLEELISCLEFSDNLYVRRVAIEAIALKKTSESLDYLISLLNKSDAKTQQMIIESLGQKELHQAKSALFPLIFNSNVDIAIGAIKSLEKIQPVNRRKIIQALKRETLSPWKKVLLPARHYLHKKKHVPSLDTLGEIVMREYHVSEEQLELSLLLQKRFHLLLGQILRELDYLSVPQIQKAIARQKMMRSY
- a CDS encoding STAS domain-containing protein codes for the protein METKIVDADKKIGSVTVFGDLDGSTSPTLLKEIEGLIEQGMVNVILDFSGIEFISSSGIGVIAVSSKDISQRNGKLIVVCNNKKVLSLFDITNLSKVITIHKTMDEALSAI
- a CDS encoding glutathione S-transferase N-terminal domain-containing protein, with the translated sequence MDALEALDVLIQKFGSQTNVINLLGYKKGTPLRKDGKIISPQIEADILRVWENECGKSIIKAKPKPGKSANKQASGDRTIKSTGVEHFISAVIAPPKIVTPPPVLYHSTLNPVSQKLKQILDRNHFSYELVSLKQDSEVAGTIKNLFGRLKTPVLQHGEHWVGDPGEILDYLRQTFPGSLEMTPMEQMIESVLYPSKLLKNFRLKK
- a CDS encoding GAF domain-containing protein translates to MIPKRIRTKILVVFWISSTISVAGFLTLYYQLRQQEQQTLMVLETLHPISEGWLNLQSAIHHVIEVQNRWLLFNEDSFLQQQQEIWDNQIQPLLENIKKLYESQDQGSGFLEETGSMEEIREFFDVRADLKTLQNYQSQITQLVMTQQHRPREALFFADIDPALELMLSNLRVILKSTWAKGKMPPEDWRKFADFQDQLWQMRHLLQEYVLRGDPEMLANFRKMWIEYERFYLSVSSTIFNEQEYPYWRQLLDVAPRVKDQLNQLNKLLNPKDKNIALYKLEQEIIPLTQKTLQLINNNIQKHLDLHQKYKNNISNQSGNLQLLTLWITLFVSVSGYFIFGPLLSNVISTSLRELRANVRNIRDSDFTGNILIMPNDEVGELAHEFQDLLDAINERTLDANRSRQILQNSPFPMMLVNQDRKLVYLNPAAEHQLRALSSDLPIPPDQMIGKNIDFLLGQSSIDYHQFQNTLPMTPKIDIKIGTQVIEVTFSPLMDAEQHYHGAAVLHWRNVTGERHLMKELEEQSSKRQVAVEKLEKQNKRLEGQLALDKAQATIAQAINSLDVESILQAALDTLAQTTNSQLGVIYLLESGNSNTQLILKHYYTVDESVMDSDIYQEKGLPEQIFRTQKPIKVTDPVSDGKAFHLGIMTSKPKEILGYPLMFQKECLGVLLLASVSEFREELVPFIENSASHLAVAIQNALTFQTVQTQQHILETANMELEAATRTKSEFLANMSHELRTPLNAINNFTETLLDDDEENPITSFQRDRLTRIHSSGKNLLNLINSLLDLSKIEAGRMDVAPSNFNLRELIQSVLMLLESLIASKSMDLQFTSQTDQIECYSDPDKLRQILINLLGNAIKFTEKGGRIVVILERQENRFSISVEDSGCGIPADQLSSIFEAFRQVDGSSTRHHEGTGLGLALVKSMIQLLGGDIKVKSILNEGSVFTLIFPAKFEKR